One genomic region from Augochlora pura isolate Apur16 chromosome 7, APUR_v2.2.1, whole genome shotgun sequence encodes:
- the Hig gene encoding locomotion-related protein hikaru genki isoform X2, with product MSIEKERRRKLFDSVFRTVPSATAGWFVLLLGITIGFCEAGQTDTDGLQQSCKLEGLHPLLIVTYKNVTVSVDRITVPHEERVTVRCRELGKYKLIGDSLLHCRNASWNGTVPSCVPTTAIANYTEDVPPTIVFGLPAGSAAVEPSGTLAVFPGSILHLECLFARKLGNPEWTWTSTFRQYLTGWAIAARERDWKYRLSIYYAKAQDSGTYTCSTPRGLSNSIRVHVVDVQCPVLSLPEPPLFGKIEGARMGHGAVFECPIGYRLEGAPGITCQYNGKWSADMPRCTLIECPPLDALNDSRLQLIEYNNSFGGRALFTCMWGHKLVGSDAINCEEDGSWSGDVPICTVITCPSPSIPKSGRIIEQSHRHNSGRKQHRGRIHKVGALVRYACLPGHQLIGEASIICTENGTWSHTSPICKVRCPYPGDPPHGRIAPLKFWYKPGDNIQVTCSPGYVTPLEPVRRPTCRENGIWSAPPPPCRSYKDV from the exons ATGTCCATCGAGAAGGAAAGACGAAGGAAATTATTCGACAGCGTCTTTCGTACGGTCCCGTCGGCTACAGCGGGATGGTTTGTTCTTTTGCTCGGTATAACTATTGGATTTTGCGAAGCGGGTCAAACAG ATACGGATGGACTCCAGCAGAGTTGCAAACTCGAAGGTCTGCATCCGCTCTTGATCGTTACTTACAAAAACGTAACGGTATCG GTGGATAGAATAACAGTACCACACGAGGAACGAGTGACCGTTCGGTGCAGGGAACTTGGTAAATACAAACTGATCGGCGATTCCCTGCTACATTGTCGCAATGCTAGCTGGAACGGAACAGTACCTTCCTGCGTTCCTACAACAGCGATTGCGAATTATACCG AGGACGTACCACCTACAATCGTGTTCGGGCTCCCAGCTGGTTCAGCAGCCGTAGAACCGTCCGGTACCCTCGCGGTCTTTCCAGGAAGCATTCTTCACTTGGAGTGCCTTTTCGCTAGAAAACTTGGTAACCCGGAATGGACCTGGACCTCTACATTTCGCCAGTACTTAACTG GATGGGCGATCGCAGCTCGCGAAAGGGACTGGAAGTACCGGCTATCGATATATTATGCGAAAGCTCAAGATTCTGGTACGTACACGTGTTCCACACCCCGCGGATTGTCCAACTCCATCCGTGTTCACGTTGTTG ATGTTCAATGCCCGGTCCTGAGCTTACCGGAACCACCGCTGTTTGGGAAAATCGAAGGTGCGCGGATGGGACACGGTGCAGTGTTCGAATGCCCCATTGGATACAGACTAGAAGGTGCCCCAGGCATAACGTGTCAATACAATG GCAAATGGTCCGCTGACATGCCACGATGCACGCTGATTGAGTGTCCGCCTTTGGACGCGCTCAACGACTCTCGGTTGCAACTTATCGAGTACAATAATAGTTTCGGCGGCAGGGCATTGTTCACTTGCATGTGGGGCCACAAACTCGTGGGATCTGATGCTATAAATTGCGAGGAGGATGGCTCGTGGAGTGGAGATGTACCGATTTGTACCG TAATTACCTGCCCATCACCATCGATACCGAAAAGCGGTCGTATCATTGAGCAAAGTCACCGTCACAATTCTGGCAGGAAACAGCATCGTGGTCGAATACACAAAGTCGGTGCTCTCGTCAGATATGCCTGTTTACCAGGCCATCAACTTATCGGTGAGGCATCCATAATATGCACTGAAAATGGGACGTGGTCCCACACGTCACCAATTT GCAAGGTGAGATGTCCTTATCCAGGCGATCCACCGCACGGACGAATCGCACCCCTCAAGTTTTGGTACAAACCTGGTGATAATATACAG GTGACCTGCTCACCAGGATACGTAACACCGCTGGAACCCGTTAGGAGACCAACTTGTAGGGAAAACGGCATATGGAGCGCTCCGCCGCCTCCTTGTAGATCGTACAAAGATGTTTAA
- the LOC144473768 gene encoding uncharacterized protein LOC144473768 isoform X1, translated as MVRRCSALGCYNKRSGSKKLTFFKAPKSPEDRDKWSQLLGCTITTQSYICEEHFQQNYVKSAEILHDVAGNVIYSYEFKKKVLLKGALPSKHSDIKINEELGGSANESMKCYPLDNTKLESHEENIPNIKVEPQQTSDNTYAEMFYKNEGMHNESKLCDEIKEEIIDNTFDEIPCLENTLYNKIAQQQINIKFPKPEWGLHYCPSRGLLIFSLIELIPDPENKDELLSIYTKQVVLNCQSEIQLRILGKKIDMQFVKNKPKSIHELENLIMEVDTLKTCLGGPIIKYYRNVHPECAYKDQVTWRHNKCSIILQAGSVCRHCLLLHTILPRHVNKKRIKAAVTPSTQNKIKNLSNKICII; from the exons atggtgAGACGGTGTAGTGCCTTAGGATGCTATAATAAACGATCAGGTTCGAAAAAGCTTACATTTTTTAAGGCACCGAAGTCTCCAGAGGATCGTGATAAATGGTCACAACTTTTAGGTTGTACAATAACAACCCAATCGTATATTTGTGAAGAACATTTTCAGCAAAATTACGTGAAAAGTGCTGAAATTTTGCATGATGTTGCCGGTAATGTTATATATAGC TATGAATTCAAGAAGAAAGTTTTGTTAAAAGGAGCTCTACCATCGAAGCAtagcgatataaaaattaatgaagaaCTTGGAGGATCTGCTAATGAAAGCATGAAGTGTTATCCTTTAGACAATACAAAATTAGAGTCACATGAGGAGAACATACcaaatattaaagtagaacCACAACAAACAAGTGATAACACATACGCAGAAATGTTTTATAAGAATGAAGGGATGCataatgaaagtaaattatgtgatgaaattaaagaagaaattattgacaATACATTTGATGAAATTCCATGTTTagaaaatactttatataataaaattgcacagcagcaaattaatattaaatttcctaAACCCGAATGGGGCCTACATTATTGTCCAAGTAGGGGATTGCTTatcttttctttaattgaattaataccAGATCCAGAAAATAAGGATgaattattatcgatataTACAAAAcag gtAGTTTTGAACTGCCAGTCTGAAATACAGTTGCGGATTCTAGGAAAGAAGATTGATATGcaatttgtgaaaaataaGCCAAAATCTATTCATGAGttagagaatttaattatggAAGTTGACACATTAAAAACTTGCCTTGGTGGtcctataattaaatattacagaaatgtACATCCTGAGTGTGCTTATAAAGATCAAGTTACATGGAGGCATAATAAAtgttcgattattttacaAGCTGGGAGTGTATGTAGACACTGTTTATTACTTCATACAATTCTGCCACGacatgtaaataaaaagagaataaaagcAGCAGTGACACCTTCAACACAAAACAAGatcaaaaatttatcaaacaaAATATGCATTATCTAA
- the Hig gene encoding locomotion-related protein hikaru genki isoform X1: MSIEKERRRKLFDSVFRTVPSATAGWFVLLLGITIGFCEAGQTDTDGLQQSCKLEGLHPLLIVTYKNVTVSVDRITVPHEERVTVRCRELGKYKLIGDSLLHCRNASWNGTVPSCVPTTAIANYTGETEDVPPTIVFGLPAGSAAVEPSGTLAVFPGSILHLECLFARKLGNPEWTWTSTFRQYLTGWAIAARERDWKYRLSIYYAKAQDSGTYTCSTPRGLSNSIRVHVVDVQCPVLSLPEPPLFGKIEGARMGHGAVFECPIGYRLEGAPGITCQYNGKWSADMPRCTLIECPPLDALNDSRLQLIEYNNSFGGRALFTCMWGHKLVGSDAINCEEDGSWSGDVPICTVITCPSPSIPKSGRIIEQSHRHNSGRKQHRGRIHKVGALVRYACLPGHQLIGEASIICTENGTWSHTSPICKVRCPYPGDPPHGRIAPLKFWYKPGDNIQVTCSPGYVTPLEPVRRPTCRENGIWSAPPPPCRSYKDV; encoded by the exons ATGTCCATCGAGAAGGAAAGACGAAGGAAATTATTCGACAGCGTCTTTCGTACGGTCCCGTCGGCTACAGCGGGATGGTTTGTTCTTTTGCTCGGTATAACTATTGGATTTTGCGAAGCGGGTCAAACAG ATACGGATGGACTCCAGCAGAGTTGCAAACTCGAAGGTCTGCATCCGCTCTTGATCGTTACTTACAAAAACGTAACGGTATCG GTGGATAGAATAACAGTACCACACGAGGAACGAGTGACCGTTCGGTGCAGGGAACTTGGTAAATACAAACTGATCGGCGATTCCCTGCTACATTGTCGCAATGCTAGCTGGAACGGAACAGTACCTTCCTGCGTTCCTACAACAGCGATTGCGAATTATACCG GAGAAACAGAGGACGTACCACCTACAATCGTGTTCGGGCTCCCAGCTGGTTCAGCAGCCGTAGAACCGTCCGGTACCCTCGCGGTCTTTCCAGGAAGCATTCTTCACTTGGAGTGCCTTTTCGCTAGAAAACTTGGTAACCCGGAATGGACCTGGACCTCTACATTTCGCCAGTACTTAACTG GATGGGCGATCGCAGCTCGCGAAAGGGACTGGAAGTACCGGCTATCGATATATTATGCGAAAGCTCAAGATTCTGGTACGTACACGTGTTCCACACCCCGCGGATTGTCCAACTCCATCCGTGTTCACGTTGTTG ATGTTCAATGCCCGGTCCTGAGCTTACCGGAACCACCGCTGTTTGGGAAAATCGAAGGTGCGCGGATGGGACACGGTGCAGTGTTCGAATGCCCCATTGGATACAGACTAGAAGGTGCCCCAGGCATAACGTGTCAATACAATG GCAAATGGTCCGCTGACATGCCACGATGCACGCTGATTGAGTGTCCGCCTTTGGACGCGCTCAACGACTCTCGGTTGCAACTTATCGAGTACAATAATAGTTTCGGCGGCAGGGCATTGTTCACTTGCATGTGGGGCCACAAACTCGTGGGATCTGATGCTATAAATTGCGAGGAGGATGGCTCGTGGAGTGGAGATGTACCGATTTGTACCG TAATTACCTGCCCATCACCATCGATACCGAAAAGCGGTCGTATCATTGAGCAAAGTCACCGTCACAATTCTGGCAGGAAACAGCATCGTGGTCGAATACACAAAGTCGGTGCTCTCGTCAGATATGCCTGTTTACCAGGCCATCAACTTATCGGTGAGGCATCCATAATATGCACTGAAAATGGGACGTGGTCCCACACGTCACCAATTT GCAAGGTGAGATGTCCTTATCCAGGCGATCCACCGCACGGACGAATCGCACCCCTCAAGTTTTGGTACAAACCTGGTGATAATATACAG GTGACCTGCTCACCAGGATACGTAACACCGCTGGAACCCGTTAGGAGACCAACTTGTAGGGAAAACGGCATATGGAGCGCTCCGCCGCCTCCTTGTAGATCGTACAAAGATGTTTAA
- the LOC144473768 gene encoding uncharacterized protein LOC144473768 isoform X2 has translation MDDTYSAPKSPEDRDKWSQLLGCTITTQSYICEEHFQQNYVKSAEILHDVAGNVIYSYEFKKKVLLKGALPSKHSDIKINEELGGSANESMKCYPLDNTKLESHEENIPNIKVEPQQTSDNTYAEMFYKNEGMHNESKLCDEIKEEIIDNTFDEIPCLENTLYNKIAQQQINIKFPKPEWGLHYCPSRGLLIFSLIELIPDPENKDELLSIYTKQVVLNCQSEIQLRILGKKIDMQFVKNKPKSIHELENLIMEVDTLKTCLGGPIIKYYRNVHPECAYKDQVTWRHNKCSIILQAGSVCRHCLLLHTILPRHVNKKRIKAAVTPSTQNKIKNLSNKICII, from the exons ATGGACGATACATATAGT GCACCGAAGTCTCCAGAGGATCGTGATAAATGGTCACAACTTTTAGGTTGTACAATAACAACCCAATCGTATATTTGTGAAGAACATTTTCAGCAAAATTACGTGAAAAGTGCTGAAATTTTGCATGATGTTGCCGGTAATGTTATATATAGC TATGAATTCAAGAAGAAAGTTTTGTTAAAAGGAGCTCTACCATCGAAGCAtagcgatataaaaattaatgaagaaCTTGGAGGATCTGCTAATGAAAGCATGAAGTGTTATCCTTTAGACAATACAAAATTAGAGTCACATGAGGAGAACATACcaaatattaaagtagaacCACAACAAACAAGTGATAACACATACGCAGAAATGTTTTATAAGAATGAAGGGATGCataatgaaagtaaattatgtgatgaaattaaagaagaaattattgacaATACATTTGATGAAATTCCATGTTTagaaaatactttatataataaaattgcacagcagcaaattaatattaaatttcctaAACCCGAATGGGGCCTACATTATTGTCCAAGTAGGGGATTGCTTatcttttctttaattgaattaataccAGATCCAGAAAATAAGGATgaattattatcgatataTACAAAAcag gtAGTTTTGAACTGCCAGTCTGAAATACAGTTGCGGATTCTAGGAAAGAAGATTGATATGcaatttgtgaaaaataaGCCAAAATCTATTCATGAGttagagaatttaattatggAAGTTGACACATTAAAAACTTGCCTTGGTGGtcctataattaaatattacagaaatgtACATCCTGAGTGTGCTTATAAAGATCAAGTTACATGGAGGCATAATAAAtgttcgattattttacaAGCTGGGAGTGTATGTAGACACTGTTTATTACTTCATACAATTCTGCCACGacatgtaaataaaaagagaataaaagcAGCAGTGACACCTTCAACACAAAACAAGatcaaaaatttatcaaacaaAATATGCATTATCTAA